A region from the Leptolyngbya iicbica LK genome encodes:
- a CDS encoding ubiquinol-cytochrome c reductase iron-sulfur subunit encodes MNRREFANWLGVGALASSLPIAIAACQGDTADAPTDAPADTAATVEGDGFAAIGTVADLDAAGFLANVRFQGSRVLVIRDPANADAVIAFNAVCPHAACTVEWGEETLVCPCHDSFFNFDGTVASGPAAEPLAQFEAKIEGDQVLVKV; translated from the coding sequence TCGACGTGAGTTTGCCAATTGGTTAGGGGTGGGGGCTTTAGCGAGTTCGCTGCCGATCGCGATCGCCGCCTGTCAGGGCGACACGGCAGACGCGCCGACGGATGCCCCCGCCGACACCGCAGCGACGGTTGAAGGAGATGGCTTTGCAGCGATTGGGACGGTTGCCGACCTGGATGCCGCCGGGTTCCTGGCTAACGTGCGGTTTCAGGGATCCCGAGTCCTGGTGATTCGTGATCCGGCCAATGCGGACGCGGTAATCGCGTTCAACGCTGTGTGTCCCCATGCGGCCTGCACCGTGGAATGGGGCGAAGAGACCCTGGTTTGCCCATGTCATGACTCGTTTTTCAACTTCGATGGCACAGTGGCCTCTGGGCCGGCTGCCGAACCGTTGGCACAGTTTGAGGCCAAAATCGAAGGCGATCAGGTTTTAGTCAAAGTTTGA
- a CDS encoding CoA-acylating methylmalonate-semialdehyde dehydrogenase, giving the protein MSNAVLKNYINGEWRLSSASDRLPVHNPATAQVLAEVPLSPGDEVNQATAAAAQAFLAWRRVPAVERVQPLFRLKGLLEAHADELARLITQECGKTLKESRGELQRAIENVEVACGIPTAMQGTFSEDIARGIDEFMIRQPLGVAAAIAPFNFPAMIPFWFMPYAIACGNTYLVKPSEKVPLTMQKIFELIDQADFPAGVLNLVNGAKETVDAILQHPDIRAISFVGSSPVARYIYAQAATHGKRVQCQGGAKNPIIVLPDADMEMTTRIAADSAFGCAGQRCLAASLAVTVGEAKQPFTEAIADAAAQRITGNGLEANVQMGPVITAQSRDRIEALIQQGADEGAQVLVDGRQPQIAGLANGSFVKPTILQGVPPDGTIASTEIFGPVLGLMHVETVEEAIALVNRSPWGNMACLFTNSGAAARKFRSEAEAGNIGINIGVAAPMAFFPFSGWKDSFFGDLHGQSHHAVEFFTQTKVVVERWPKEWSRQF; this is encoded by the coding sequence ATGTCTAACGCTGTACTCAAAAACTACATCAACGGGGAATGGCGGCTTTCGAGCGCGAGCGATCGCCTCCCCGTCCATAATCCCGCAACGGCGCAAGTGCTGGCCGAAGTGCCGCTTTCTCCTGGCGATGAAGTCAATCAAGCGACCGCCGCTGCGGCCCAAGCGTTTTTGGCCTGGCGACGGGTGCCAGCAGTGGAGCGGGTGCAGCCTTTATTTCGCCTCAAAGGATTGTTGGAAGCGCATGCCGATGAGCTGGCCCGCTTGATTACTCAGGAATGTGGCAAAACCTTGAAGGAGTCGCGGGGAGAGTTGCAGCGGGCGATCGAGAATGTCGAGGTGGCCTGCGGCATTCCTACCGCTATGCAGGGCACGTTTTCAGAAGATATTGCTCGCGGCATTGATGAGTTTATGATTCGGCAACCGCTGGGGGTGGCGGCGGCGATCGCGCCCTTTAACTTTCCCGCGATGATTCCGTTTTGGTTCATGCCCTATGCGATCGCCTGCGGCAACACCTATCTGGTCAAGCCGTCAGAAAAGGTGCCGTTGACCATGCAGAAAATTTTTGAACTCATTGATCAGGCGGACTTTCCCGCCGGGGTGCTGAATCTGGTTAACGGCGCAAAGGAAACAGTCGATGCAATTTTGCAGCATCCCGATATTCGCGCCATTAGCTTTGTGGGGTCTTCGCCGGTCGCCCGTTACATTTACGCGCAGGCGGCTACCCACGGCAAACGAGTGCAGTGTCAGGGAGGGGCTAAGAATCCCATCATTGTGCTGCCCGATGCCGATATGGAGATGACGACGCGCATCGCCGCTGATAGTGCCTTTGGCTGTGCGGGGCAGCGATGTCTCGCCGCCTCGTTGGCGGTGACGGTGGGGGAGGCAAAGCAGCCGTTCACCGAGGCGATCGCCGATGCGGCGGCGCAACGCATCACCGGCAATGGCCTGGAGGCCAACGTCCAAATGGGGCCAGTCATCACCGCTCAGAGCCGCGATCGCATAGAGGCGCTGATTCAGCAAGGGGCCGATGAGGGCGCACAAGTGCTGGTAGATGGCCGCCAGCCACAAATTGCGGGGCTGGCAAACGGGAGTTTTGTGAAACCCACCATTTTGCAAGGTGTGCCGCCTGACGGCACAATCGCCAGCACCGAAATCTTTGGCCCCGTGTTGGGACTGATGCACGTCGAGACCGTCGAGGAGGCGATCGCGCTAGTCAACCGCAGTCCGTGGGGCAATATGGCTTGCCTCTTCACCAATAGCGGTGCCGCTGCCCGTAAGTTTCGTTCCGAGGCCGAAGCGGGCAATATTGGCATCAATATCGGCGTAGCTGCCCCCATGGCCTTTTTCCCCTTTAGCGGTTGGAAGGACAGCTTCTTTGGTGATTTGCACGGGCAAAGCCACCATGCGGTCGAGTTTTTCACCCAAACTAAGGTGGTGGTCGAGCGCTGGCCAAAGGAATGGAGCCGCCAGTTTTAA
- the secG gene encoding preprotein translocase subunit SecG: MTVVSILQVVWTVSAIGLSVLVLLHSPKGDGLGALGGQAQLFTSTKSAETTLNRVTWTLTALFMGLTVVLSAGWLTPPAG; this comes from the coding sequence ATGACTGTAGTTTCGATCCTTCAAGTAGTGTGGACCGTATCAGCGATCGGTCTGTCTGTACTGGTGCTACTGCACAGTCCTAAAGGGGACGGCTTAGGAGCCCTGGGTGGACAGGCGCAACTGTTTACCAGTACCAAAAGCGCTGAAACCACTTTGAACCGGGTCACCTGGACGTTGACCGCCCTCTTTATGGGGTTAACGGTGGTTTTAAGTGCCGGTTGGTTGACGCCGCCTGCGGGTTAA
- the gpmI gene encoding 2,3-bisphosphoglycerate-independent phosphoglycerate mutase, translating to MTQAPIPPMVLIILDGWGYREDADGNAVTVAETPVMDSLWHAYPHTLIRTSGKDVGLPEGQMGNSEVGHLNIGAGRVVPQELVRISDAIEDGSIQENEAILELCQTVRYRNSKLHLVGLCSDGGVHSHLNHLLGLLEMAKAQDIAEVCIHVITDGRDTKPTDGYRSVQAIQDFTEQHGVGRIVTLSGRYYAMDRDRRWDRIKKAYDVMVTDGDGDGRTAVEVMQAAYANEITDEFMEPVRIAPGAVEAGDGVLFFNFRPDRARQLTHAFLDNKFDGFERSQIESLSFVTMTQYDSQLTAQVAFPPQNLNRILGEVIADEGLKQFRTAETEKYAHVTYFFNGGLEEPLAGEDRELIPSPQVATYDKAPPMSAALVTNTALAAIEKGIYSLIVINYANPDMVGHTGNLDATVTALQTVDTELGRLLEGISQAGGTAIITADHGNAEYMWDENHKPWTAHTTNPVPFILVEGEGLKIPGHGTEVELRSDGRLSDIAPTILDILNIPQPQEMTGRSMLLNSSVDLRPNRTPVHVGL from the coding sequence ATGACTCAAGCGCCAATCCCACCAATGGTGCTCATTATCCTCGACGGTTGGGGATATCGAGAAGACGCTGATGGCAACGCTGTGACTGTCGCGGAAACTCCGGTGATGGACAGCCTCTGGCACGCCTATCCTCACACCCTGATTCGGACATCGGGCAAAGACGTTGGTCTACCCGAAGGGCAAATGGGGAACTCAGAGGTTGGGCACCTCAATATTGGAGCGGGTCGGGTGGTGCCCCAAGAACTCGTGAGAATTTCCGACGCCATTGAAGACGGCAGCATCCAAGAAAACGAAGCCATTCTTGAGTTGTGCCAAACCGTCCGCTACCGCAACAGCAAGCTCCATCTCGTGGGGCTTTGCTCCGACGGCGGTGTGCATTCTCATCTCAATCATCTATTGGGCCTGCTAGAAATGGCGAAGGCTCAGGATATTGCCGAAGTTTGCATTCATGTCATTACTGACGGTCGCGATACCAAACCCACGGATGGTTATCGTTCGGTGCAAGCCATTCAAGACTTTACTGAGCAGCACGGCGTCGGTCGCATCGTGACCCTCAGTGGTCGCTATTACGCGATGGATCGCGATCGCCGTTGGGATCGCATTAAAAAAGCCTACGACGTGATGGTGACGGATGGTGACGGTGATGGCCGCACTGCGGTAGAGGTCATGCAGGCGGCCTATGCCAACGAAATTACTGACGAATTTATGGAGCCCGTGCGCATCGCCCCTGGAGCAGTTGAAGCGGGCGATGGTGTGCTATTTTTCAACTTCCGTCCTGACCGGGCGCGACAGTTGACCCACGCCTTTTTGGATAACAAGTTTGACGGGTTTGAGCGATCGCAGATTGAGTCGCTGAGCTTCGTCACAATGACCCAGTACGACTCGCAGTTGACGGCGCAGGTGGCCTTTCCGCCCCAAAACCTGAATCGCATTTTGGGCGAAGTCATTGCTGACGAAGGGCTAAAGCAATTCCGCACCGCCGAAACCGAGAAGTATGCCCACGTCACCTACTTCTTCAACGGTGGGTTAGAAGAGCCCTTGGCAGGGGAAGACCGAGAGTTGATTCCCAGTCCTCAAGTGGCGACCTACGATAAAGCGCCCCCCATGTCGGCGGCTTTGGTAACCAATACCGCCCTCGCGGCGATTGAAAAAGGCATCTATTCGCTGATTGTGATCAACTATGCGAATCCCGACATGGTCGGCCACACGGGCAATTTGGACGCTACGGTGACGGCGTTGCAGACGGTAGACACTGAACTCGGTCGGCTGTTAGAGGGCATTAGCCAAGCGGGCGGCACGGCCATTATTACCGCTGACCACGGCAACGCTGAATACATGTGGGATGAAAACCACAAACCTTGGACGGCTCACACGACTAACCCGGTGCCCTTCATTCTGGTGGAGGGCGAAGGGCTCAAGATTCCGGGGCATGGTACCGAGGTCGAACTGCGCTCCGATGGTCGCTTGTCTGACATCGCGCCGACGATTTTGGATATTCTGAATATTCCTCAGCCCCAAGAGATGACCGGGCGCTCTATGTTGCTCAATTCATCTGTGGACTTGCGACCCAATCGGACTCCGGTGCATGTGGGGCTCTAG
- a CDS encoding TAXI family TRAP transporter solute-binding subunit, which translates to MLNHRVTLIVVLLSVVGALGFGLKTWRERSRVYELVLASGSQTGEYYAFSEAFAAVVEQNHPHIRIEVIATEGSADNMTRLRDNTAQLALVQSDTPVERPVRAIARLFPEMFHLLVRQDANIQTVGDLRDRRIALMPEGSGSYALFWPLVEHYNLSEADFQALPQAPETAYESLLAGDVDALFRVITLGNPSMKAVLQNDAIALLAIDQVEALQLALPYLEAQTIPKGTYDGGRPLPRQDLPVVGVNALLVIHENLPDEVAHALTETLYTHRNELVSRYPRAALIRLPSSGNDLGLPLHPGAQAFYDRDQPEFIVEYAEPIGLLISVSVLLASSLWQFRIWLKGRQKNRADYYNIELLDLIDQINQTPNAETLEDLRQQLFKMLRDVVSDLDNDLISADSFESFTFPWEIALNSLRYQEATLLKRLPSTDVPTHQP; encoded by the coding sequence ATGTTGAATCATCGTGTCACCTTGATCGTCGTCTTGCTGAGCGTTGTGGGAGCGCTGGGCTTTGGGCTCAAAACCTGGCGAGAGCGGAGTCGGGTGTATGAGTTGGTGCTAGCTTCCGGTAGTCAAACCGGAGAGTATTACGCCTTTAGTGAAGCCTTTGCCGCAGTCGTCGAGCAAAATCATCCTCACATTCGCATTGAAGTGATTGCCACAGAGGGCTCAGCGGACAATATGACGCGCCTGCGAGACAACACCGCACAGTTGGCTCTGGTGCAGAGTGATACACCCGTCGAGCGCCCCGTGCGGGCGATCGCCCGACTGTTTCCCGAAATGTTTCATCTCTTGGTACGTCAAGACGCCAACATTCAAACCGTGGGCGACCTGCGCGATCGCCGCATTGCCCTGATGCCCGAAGGCAGCGGTTCGTACGCCCTATTTTGGCCATTGGTCGAGCATTACAACTTGAGTGAGGCCGATTTTCAAGCGCTGCCCCAAGCCCCAGAAACCGCCTACGAGTCATTACTGGCGGGAGACGTCGATGCGCTATTTCGGGTAATCACCCTGGGCAACCCGTCAATGAAGGCAGTGCTGCAAAATGATGCGATCGCCCTGTTAGCCATTGACCAAGTCGAAGCGTTGCAACTGGCACTGCCCTATTTAGAAGCGCAAACGATTCCCAAGGGCACCTACGATGGGGGCCGCCCGCTGCCGCGTCAAGATTTGCCAGTCGTCGGTGTGAATGCCTTGCTGGTCATCCACGAAAACTTGCCAGATGAGGTGGCCCACGCCCTGACCGAAACGCTCTATACCCACCGCAATGAGTTAGTTAGCCGCTACCCCCGCGCCGCGCTGATTCGGCTACCGAGTTCGGGCAACGATTTAGGACTGCCGCTACATCCAGGGGCTCAAGCCTTTTACGATCGCGACCAACCAGAATTCATCGTCGAATATGCCGAACCCATTGGCCTACTCATTTCGGTCTCAGTGTTATTAGCGTCGAGTCTTTGGCAATTTCGCATTTGGCTAAAGGGGCGGCAAAAAAATCGCGCTGACTACTACAACATTGAACTGTTGGATTTGATCGACCAAATCAACCAAACCCCAAATGCTGAAACGCTTGAAGACCTGCGCCAGCAACTATTCAAGATGTTGCGCGATGTCGTCTCAGACCTGGACAACGACTTGATTTCTGCCGACTCTTTTGAGTCGTTTACCTTTCCCTGGGAAATTGCCCTCAACAGCTTGCGCTATCAGGAAGCCACCCTGCTGAAGCGGCTTCCCTCGACCGACGTTCCGACCCACCAGCCTTAA
- a CDS encoding caspase family protein: MANQWALLIGINQYKALQPLMYAQPDAVGLRNFLVDELGVPVNHCTLLTDVSAAIEPHAYMPLRQEIEHQLETLCRDQVQPGDLLWVFFSGCGLTEAGQDYWMTLDAEPTNLSETAIPVSQIFKILSQAQTDQIVLAMDMNRSQGAVGHRDIGTQTLTLAKDYGITTFLSCQPEQFSHETMYVKHGLFTKAMLEGLRYHGCVTASQLGEYLASRVPELCEHHCRPPQNPVMVVPQTQKFMMVVPADGLANLSPTENLTAIDEATLATVPANNNVPPVSPVSPAYASEDTSPADDEPLPLQSQPSPEPSPSSIERVTAVQDDSSDTASGMSGLWKWGALAAAIAFLAGVFFRFQPILFGEGEQTASDTPADVVGDDPEGAGGPDGEAVPEDGTAPADAPPAAENDAAAPTEAPPEQEDPIERGNTALQRAEEALEAQRYGEARAWLEQVPPEVQNNRYQDLLQSANSEVAEAAVRNQTILSNARQVLQPTSASMFNDAIEQARQVPPEDPYYEQAQADIKRWGRVILDLAEGRAASGNIVGAIAAARLVPEDQPELTTLAAQRIQSWEQQIANQELIQQTQNSLQPGQASSYNDAVRTLEQIEPGQPGYEDARARMQQWGQDILAIARARAAQGDLGGAIGAARLVPESTDAYAAAQEEIQRWQAQ, from the coding sequence ATGGCAAATCAATGGGCTCTCCTCATCGGCATTAACCAGTACAAAGCGCTGCAACCGTTGATGTACGCGCAGCCTGACGCCGTGGGACTTCGCAACTTTTTGGTCGACGAGTTAGGGGTGCCAGTCAATCACTGCACCTTATTGACCGATGTCTCAGCGGCCATTGAGCCCCACGCCTATATGCCGTTGCGCCAAGAGATTGAGCATCAGCTGGAAACGCTCTGCCGCGACCAAGTGCAACCTGGCGATTTGCTCTGGGTCTTTTTTAGCGGCTGCGGGCTGACAGAAGCCGGACAAGACTATTGGATGACGCTGGATGCAGAACCAACGAATTTGTCAGAAACCGCGATTCCGGTGTCGCAAATTTTCAAGATTTTGAGTCAGGCCCAGACCGACCAGATTGTCTTGGCGATGGATATGAATCGGAGTCAGGGCGCGGTTGGTCATCGCGATATTGGCACTCAGACCCTCACCCTGGCGAAAGACTATGGCATCACGACCTTCTTGTCCTGTCAGCCGGAGCAGTTTTCTCACGAGACGATGTATGTGAAACACGGTCTCTTTACCAAAGCCATGCTTGAGGGGTTGCGGTATCACGGCTGTGTCACGGCCTCACAACTGGGTGAATACTTGGCCAGCCGCGTCCCCGAACTCTGCGAACACCACTGTCGCCCTCCGCAAAATCCGGTGATGGTCGTGCCGCAAACGCAAAAATTCATGATGGTGGTGCCCGCTGACGGCCTCGCCAACCTTTCACCAACGGAAAATTTGACGGCGATCGATGAGGCGACGCTGGCCACTGTCCCGGCCAACAACAATGTGCCGCCGGTATCGCCCGTCTCACCTGCATATGCCAGTGAGGACACTTCGCCCGCCGATGATGAGCCGCTCCCCCTCCAGTCTCAACCGTCTCCGGAGCCCTCGCCATCCAGCATTGAGCGGGTGACCGCTGTGCAAGATGACTCGTCAGACACGGCTAGCGGGATGAGTGGCCTCTGGAAGTGGGGGGCATTGGCAGCCGCCATTGCATTTTTGGCAGGGGTGTTTTTCCGGTTTCAACCCATCCTCTTTGGCGAAGGCGAACAGACGGCCAGCGACACCCCCGCCGACGTGGTGGGCGACGATCCCGAGGGAGCTGGTGGACCAGACGGGGAAGCCGTACCTGAGGACGGCACCGCTCCGGCAGACGCTCCCCCAGCGGCAGAAAATGACGCGGCCGCACCGACTGAAGCTCCGCCTGAACAAGAAGACCCGATTGAGCGGGGTAATACGGCCCTGCAACGCGCCGAGGAAGCCCTTGAGGCCCAACGCTATGGCGAGGCGCGGGCGTGGCTCGAGCAAGTACCTCCTGAGGTGCAAAACAATCGCTATCAAGACCTGCTGCAATCGGCCAATAGTGAAGTCGCGGAGGCGGCGGTACGGAACCAAACCATTCTCAGCAATGCCCGTCAGGTTTTACAGCCCACATCGGCGTCGATGTTTAATGACGCGATTGAGCAAGCCCGACAGGTCCCGCCTGAAGATCCTTACTATGAGCAGGCCCAAGCCGATATTAAACGGTGGGGACGGGTCATTCTCGATTTGGCCGAAGGGCGCGCCGCCAGTGGCAATATTGTGGGCGCGATCGCAGCCGCACGCCTCGTTCCTGAAGATCAGCCCGAACTCACCACCCTGGCCGCCCAACGCATCCAAAGCTGGGAGCAACAGATCGCCAACCAGGAACTCATTCAACAAACCCAAAATTCGCTACAGCCGGGACAGGCCAGCAGCTATAACGATGCCGTCCGCACCCTGGAGCAAATTGAACCCGGTCAACCGGGCTATGAGGATGCCCGAGCTCGCATGCAGCAATGGGGACAGGATATTCTCGCGATCGCTCGCGCTCGGGCGGCCCAGGGCGACCTTGGCGGCGCGATCGGGGCCGCTCGACTCGTCCCCGAAAGCACGGATGCCTACGCGGCAGCCCAGGAAGAGATCCAACGCTGGCAAGCCCAGTAA
- a CDS encoding transketolase, whose protein sequence is MTAVTSKPTAPAFCDGIQLFADALPDFDTYGKTPAIGEGQAAIASPTDAAAVYQTMLAADALRYLTLQVTASKQSGHPGGFASIADGIAALTMLGHKNIVTEVGHHAPGFYSTVFLDRSLEAMGIETVQQMCDRFRETHGLLGHLSGQIPGLLSPAGPLGQGQHFAMAGAKLHPGVLFPVTIGDGGLGEPYIMSSFGHFHTAYPQVTNFLPVLVWNGYSQEHHSMVSTQSNETMIAYWRANGFKEVILVDAKDFDDANQPGAYVDSTAFSQQQRLAFTQAVLEATDKAAKSALGGTLTVLIIKQLKGAGVHKRGAKSHNLYPGDSLDKDYIVEALKARALTPGAWDLVRTNLVRSNGGPNSTTAVTESVLALPDLGTLPLQEFAVGGDKQVATTAMGVLVGHVGQQDPQFIVTNADGNAASGINNINQALKIIHPTTDETYFQQPQGQVYEPLSEDACAGLAAAQALFGARSLWCSYESFAINGLPIWQTVTQAMAELRRPTPSTITLFTAGALEQGRNGWTHQRPEIENYFAGMMRNGNIFPLFPIDANSIQACYEWALGTFNKGITITASKSPLPVRTTLAQTRTALEKGAIELSSTSGSKTVVFAVIGDMTLIPVLEAAEQLTAAGMGVRVVSVVSPRQLYRPNDVAWDSVSEPDGNFLSDAEFAELFDGDALIGVTGGSSAMLEPIMLRSNTPRDTFAWKRGETAASAAQVMAINGITAENFVSRAKELLG, encoded by the coding sequence ATGACCGCAGTCACTTCTAAGCCAACGGCCCCTGCATTTTGCGATGGCATTCAGCTTTTTGCTGATGCGCTCCCGGATTTTGACACCTACGGCAAAACGCCCGCCATTGGTGAGGGACAGGCTGCGATCGCTTCCCCTACGGACGCCGCGGCAGTGTATCAAACCATGTTGGCGGCGGATGCTTTGCGGTATCTCACGTTGCAGGTGACGGCGAGCAAACAGTCAGGGCACCCCGGCGGCTTTGCCAGTATCGCTGACGGCATTGCGGCGCTGACCATGCTAGGCCATAAAAATATCGTGACGGAAGTCGGTCATCACGCTCCTGGCTTTTACAGCACCGTGTTTCTCGATCGCTCCCTGGAAGCGATGGGCATTGAGACCGTGCAGCAGATGTGCGATCGCTTCCGTGAGACCCACGGGTTGTTGGGCCACCTGTCCGGTCAGATTCCCGGCTTGCTGAGTCCCGCTGGTCCCTTAGGCCAAGGCCAGCACTTCGCGATGGCGGGGGCCAAGCTGCACCCTGGCGTCCTCTTTCCCGTCACCATTGGCGACGGCGGGCTGGGCGAACCCTACATCATGAGCAGCTTTGGCCACTTCCACACGGCCTATCCCCAAGTCACCAACTTCTTGCCGGTGTTGGTGTGGAACGGCTATTCCCAAGAGCACCACAGCATGGTGTCCACCCAGTCCAACGAGACGATGATCGCTTATTGGCGAGCCAATGGGTTTAAAGAAGTCATCTTGGTGGATGCCAAAGATTTCGACGATGCCAATCAGCCGGGTGCTTACGTCGACAGCACCGCTTTTTCGCAACAGCAGCGCTTGGCCTTTACTCAAGCCGTGCTCGAAGCGACCGATAAAGCAGCCAAGTCGGCCCTAGGCGGCACGCTGACCGTCCTGATTATCAAGCAGCTTAAGGGCGCAGGCGTTCACAAGCGGGGGGCAAAATCCCACAACTTGTATCCGGGCGATAGCCTCGACAAAGACTACATTGTGGAGGCGCTCAAGGCACGGGCTTTGACGCCTGGTGCGTGGGATTTGGTGCGCACTAACTTGGTGCGATCGAATGGCGGGCCAAACTCCACTACAGCGGTGACGGAATCTGTCCTGGCCTTGCCCGATTTAGGGACTCTGCCACTACAAGAATTTGCCGTGGGCGGTGATAAGCAAGTCGCCACCACCGCCATGGGGGTACTGGTGGGCCACGTCGGTCAGCAAGATCCGCAATTCATCGTGACCAATGCTGACGGCAACGCCGCTTCGGGGATCAACAACATCAACCAGGCGCTCAAAATCATTCACCCGACGACGGATGAAACCTATTTTCAGCAGCCTCAGGGCCAGGTATACGAGCCGCTGAGCGAAGATGCCTGTGCTGGATTAGCGGCGGCTCAGGCCCTATTTGGGGCGCGATCGCTCTGGTGCTCTTACGAATCGTTTGCCATCAATGGCCTGCCCATTTGGCAAACCGTCACCCAGGCCATGGCGGAACTGCGCCGTCCGACGCCCTCGACCATTACCCTCTTTACCGCAGGGGCGCTAGAGCAGGGTCGCAACGGCTGGACCCACCAACGCCCCGAGATCGAAAACTATTTCGCGGGCATGATGCGCAATGGCAACATCTTCCCGCTGTTCCCCATTGACGCCAACAGCATCCAGGCTTGCTACGAGTGGGCGCTAGGCACCTTTAACAAAGGCATCACGATCACCGCCAGCAAATCACCGCTGCCGGTGCGGACGACTCTGGCCCAAACCCGCACCGCCTTGGAGAAAGGTGCCATTGAACTCAGCTCAACGAGCGGCAGCAAAACGGTGGTCTTTGCGGTGATTGGCGATATGACGCTGATTCCAGTCTTGGAAGCCGCCGAACAGCTCACCGCTGCGGGCATGGGCGTTCGCGTGGTCTCGGTCGTGAGTCCGCGACAGCTCTATCGACCCAATGACGTGGCTTGGGATAGCGTCTCTGAGCCCGATGGTAACTTCCTCAGCGATGCCGAATTCGCCGAGTTGTTTGACGGCGATGCCTTAATTGGCGTTACGGGCGGTTCTTCTGCCATGTTGGAGCCGATTATGTTGCGCAGCAATACGCCCCGCGACACCTTTGCCTGGAAGCGCGGTGAAACTGCTGCCAGCGCGGCCCAGGTCATGGCCATCAACGGCATTACGGCGGAAAACTTTGTTAGCCGCGCCAAGGAATTGCTGGGGTAA
- a CDS encoding pentapeptide repeat-containing protein: MKHPLIALCLTVLLWLGLAQPSWAALQEDIDLLKETKDCPVCILDEADLSGLDLSGANLKIATLTDANLSGANLSKVDFMLAFMDNANLSGANLQGAQMNGTQLANANFSGADLRGSDLSQANMLDADLSDANLEGAVLLAVKLGQANLKGANLKDANLRGVNRSMALFCNTVMPDGSLANRDCE; encoded by the coding sequence ATGAAGCATCCTCTAATTGCCCTCTGCCTGACCGTCTTGCTGTGGCTAGGGCTGGCTCAACCCAGTTGGGCAGCGCTCCAAGAAGACATTGATCTCCTGAAAGAGACCAAAGACTGTCCTGTTTGCATTTTGGATGAAGCCGACTTAAGCGGTCTGGATTTGAGCGGCGCCAACCTCAAAATCGCCACCCTGACCGATGCCAACCTGAGTGGAGCAAATCTCTCGAAGGTCGATTTCATGCTGGCGTTTATGGATAACGCTAACCTCAGCGGGGCTAACCTCCAGGGAGCTCAGATGAATGGCACGCAGTTAGCCAACGCTAACTTCTCCGGGGCGGATTTACGCGGATCTGATTTGTCTCAGGCCAACATGTTAGATGCTGATCTGTCGGATGCCAATTTGGAAGGTGCGGTACTGTTGGCGGTCAAATTAGGGCAGGCCAATCTCAAGGGCGCAAATCTTAAAGACGCCAATCTGCGGGGGGTCAACCGTAGCATGGCGCTGTTTTGTAATACGGTGATGCCGGATGGTTCTCTGGCCAACCGCGACTGTGAATAA